AGCTGATACAGGGGGCTCTTCACGGAAAATGAGCCCTCCAACGTATCCACATACACCCTCTTGTCCCTGGAGTAGAAGCGGATGACGGATTTCTTCGCAATCTTGACCACGGACCCGTCCGAATAACCGGATATGGGGGACATGGAAAAACCCTCGATCAGGCTTATCAGGTCATCCACCTCCACGGAACGGGACGGTGCCTGGACGGTCACTCTGACCTCGTCGAGACTGCTGTTCTGGAAGAAATCCACACGCATTGGGTCCCCGATGGATTTAATCATATATCTGATGTTGGGGACGGGACAATATCCGCATGTTCCCTCGTAACAATAACGGAACCGACGGATCTGGCACTTATGTAAATGAAAGCCTCCGGTCTCCCGAAGGCCAAGAAGTTTCAGAGACTGCAGAGCTTCAGCAGCTTGTTCCAGCGCTTGTCGACGTCCGCCTGGATCTCCTCAACGATGTTGGACCAGCGCTCGTCCTTGAGGTGCTTGAAGCGGCCCTGGGCATCGATCCAGTCGGTGATCGGCTTCTTCTCGACCTTTCCGTCGGCGATCCTCTGGGACTCGGAGGAGAGCGCGTACTCTCCGTCGACGACCTCGAAGAGGGGCCAGACGCAGGTCTCGACCGCCAGCTTGGAGATGCTGATGGTATCCTTGGAGTCGAACCTCCATCCGCGGGGGCAGGGGGACAGTGCGTTGATGAAGGACGGGCCTCCGCACTCGAACGCCTTCCTCGCCTTGCCGACCAGGTCCTTCCAGTTGTGGGGGGCGACCTGCGCGACATAGGGGATGTTGTGGGCGACCATGATCGCGGTGACATCCTTGGATGCCTCCTTCTTACCGTAGGCGACCGCGCCGTTCCAGGAGGTGGTGGTGCTGGCTCCCTTGGCGGTCGCGGACGAGCTCTGGATACCGGTGTTCATGTACGCCTCGTTGTTGAGGCAGACGAACAGCATGTCGTGTCCCCTCTCCATAGCACCGGAGAGAGCCTGGAGTCCGATGTCGTAGGTGGCACCGTCTCCGGCGAAGTTCACGAACTTGATGTCCTTGTCGATCTTGCCCTGCCTCTTGAGGGACCTGTATGCGGTCTCGACCCCGGCGCATCCCGCCGCTCCGTTTCCGAAGGCGGTGTGGATCATGGGGACGTTCCAGGAAGTGTAGGGGAAGATGGTGGTGGAGACCTCGAAGCAACCGGTGGAGCAGGACACGATGACGTCCTTGTCGGTTCCCATGAGGATCTGCCTTGCGATGATTCCCTCGGCGCATCCTGCGCACAGCCTGTGTCCGCTGGCGAGCCTGTCGGGAATGTCCTTGTTGAGTTCCTTGAGTGTAAGAGGTGCGCTCATTCCTTCACCCCCAGATAGTTGATGGTGTTTGCCTTGCCCGCCTCGACGGTCTTGTACACGGACATGAAGTCGGACACCATGGTGTCGGCTCCTCCGAGTCCGTAGATGAAGTTGTACATCTCGGGCATCTTGCCGTTGACGGCGATGGATGCACAGACCTCGGGGAACATGGGGCCGTAGGCTCCGATGCTGAGGTGCCTGTCCATGACGATGACGGCCTTCTTTCCCTTGCAGAGGGCGGCGATCTCGTCGGCGGGCCAGGGGCGGTAGACCCTGGGCATGGCGACTCCGACCTTCATTCCCTCGTCGCGGAGGTTGTCGACGGCCTGCTTCATGGTTCCGAAGCTGGATCCGAGGACGATGGCGATGTAGTCCGCGTCGTCACAGCGGTACTCCTCGACCATGTGGTACTCCCTTCCGGAGATCTTGGCGAACTCGGCGAATACCTCCCTTGCGACGTCGAGCGCCTTGTTCATGGCGACGACCATCTGGTACTTGTGGGGGAAGTAGAACAGCGGACCGTCCATCAGGTTGTGGGTGACGGGGTGGTCGGTGTCGAGCAGGGGGTACAGCGGCTTGAACTCGCCGACGAAGTCCCTGACATGCTGGGTGTCGAGGGGGGTCATCCTCTCGATGGCATGGGTCAGGATGAATCCGTCTAGGTTGACAAGGATGGGCAGCTGGACCTCGTGGTGCTCTGCGATCCTGGGGCCGATGATGCTCATGTCATAGGCCTCCTGGACGTTCTCCGCGAAGATGGAGAGCCATCCGGTGTCCCTTGCGGACATGACGTCCCCGTGGTCGTTGTTGATGTTGATGGGTCCGGAGACGGTCCTGTTGGCGACGGCCATCATGACCGGGACGCGCATGGCGGCGGTGATGGGGAGCATCTCCCACATGTAGGCGAGACCCTGGGACGCGGTTGCGGTGAAGGTCCTTGCCCCTGCGGAGCTGGAGGTGGAGCAGAGGGTGAGCGCGGAGTGCTCGGACTCCACGTCGATGAACTCGGTGTCCACCTCTCCGTTGGCGACGTACTTGGAGAAGTCCTCGACGATGATGGTCTGAGGGGTGATGGGGTAAGCTGCGACGACGTCGGGGTTGATCTGCTTCCATGCGAGGGCGACCGCTCCGTCTCCGTTGATTGCGATGTCGGTTCCGACCTTGCTGCTCATGCGATGTCCTCCTTCATGGTGATGGCATCCTTGGGGCAGACCTGGGAGCAGATCCCGCATCCCTTGCAGTGGGTGGTCTTGACGTCGACGAGTCCGTCCTCGTCGACGACGATGCAGTTGTCGGGGCAGTCAATCCAGCAGCTGAGGCAGCTGATGCAGATCGATTTGTCGATGACCGGGACCTGGGATCTCCAGTCACCGGTGCGGAACTTCTCGGAGTTTCCGGGCTCGATGACCCTGCTTCCGATAATCATTTCCTTGTAATCGGCTAGGTTGACCATTTCACTCGACCTCGTCGTATGCCCTCTTGAGGGCGGTAAGGTTCTTCACGATGAGCTTGTCGGAGAGCTTCCCGGTGAACTTATCGGTGATGTGATCCTCCATCTCGCTGTAGGAGATGATGGGGCGGATCTTGATGAGCGCTCCGAGCATTGAGGTGTTGACAAGGGGCTTTCCGATCTCCTCGAGGGCGATCTTGGATGCCTTGACGGCATGGCACTCGGCGGTGGTGCCGATGGCCTTCTGAAGCTCTGCGGAGGTGCCCTCGTAGTTTGCGAGGATGAACCCTCCTTTCTTCAGACCCTTTGCGACATCGACCTTTCCGATGAGGGTGGGGTCGATGACGATGACGATGTCAGGCTCGTAGACCTGGGTGTGGACCCTGACAGGGGTGTCGGAGATACGGGCGAACGCCCTGATAGGAGCACCCATCCTCTCGGGTCCGAACTCGGGGAATGCCTTTACATACTTTCCAGAATAAATGGCGGATTCGGCAAGGATCTCGTTAGCGGTAACGACTCCCTGACCTCCTCTTCCGTGCCAACAGATTTCTGTATCCATGGGAACCGTACGAACATCGGCACATAGCATTTAAACTCTTGTATGGATTTTTTACGAATATCGTAGAGCATTTACCGTATTCATGAAAAAATCATCCGAAATTCTGCATTTTCCATTTTTTCAATATGCAAATTTTTGCGATTTTCGTAAAAAGTTAAGGCAGTCTTAAATATTATTGTAGAAAACTTATCAAAAAAACAGGGTACTGGATGTCCCCCGATGTGCGGGGAATGCCCATGTTCTGCACGGTTTCGTACAATCCACGAAATTTATGCAACATATGTTGCTTTGCTTATATACAACCCTTTATTTTTCGGCATATCTCCTAATATACTCCATGCAAATTCGAGAGCATAAACCCCACGGGCTAGACCCGAAAAACGCCTTCAAAAGGAAGTCGGTTCATATGGACGAGACCACCACTACAAAGAGAATCATCGATGTTAACGAACTGCGTGTCACCGACGTGCCCATCGTCGGAGGTAAAGGTGCGAACCTCGGAGAGCTCACCTCTTCCGGATTCCCCGTCCCCCACGCCTTCGTGCTGACCACCG
This is a stretch of genomic DNA from Thermoplasmatales archaeon BRNA1. It encodes these proteins:
- a CDS encoding Response regulator of the LytR/AlgR family, giving the protein MRVDFFQNSSLDEVRVTVQAPSRSVEVDDLISLIEGFSMSPISGYSDGSVVKIAKKSVIRFYSRDKRVYVDTLEGSFSVKSPLYQLEEELPNNFVRISNSEIVNIDKILRLDMNLAGTIRIHLEGDIESRVSRRYLSKVKGVLM
- a CDS encoding Pyruvate:ferredoxin oxidoreductase-related 2-oxoacid:ferredoxin oxidoreductase, beta subunit, with protein sequence MSAPLTLKELNKDIPDRLASGHRLCAGCAEGIIARQILMGTDKDVIVSCSTGCFEVSTTIFPYTSWNVPMIHTAFGNGAAGCAGVETAYRSLKRQGKIDKDIKFVNFAGDGATYDIGLQALSGAMERGHDMLFVCLNNEAYMNTGIQSSSATAKGASTTTSWNGAVAYGKKEASKDVTAIMVAHNIPYVAQVAPHNWKDLVGKARKAFECGGPSFINALSPCPRGWRFDSKDTISISKLAVETCVWPLFEVVDGEYALSSESQRIADGKVEKKPITDWIDAQGRFKHLKDERWSNIVEEIQADVDKRWNKLLKLCSL
- a CDS encoding Pyruvate:ferredoxin oxidoreductase-related 2-oxoacid:ferredoxin oxidoreductase, alpha subunit, which encodes MSSKVGTDIAINGDGAVALAWKQINPDVVAAYPITPQTIIVEDFSKYVANGEVDTEFIDVESEHSALTLCSTSSSAGARTFTATASQGLAYMWEMLPITAAMRVPVMMAVANRTVSGPININNDHGDVMSARDTGWLSIFAENVQEAYDMSIIGPRIAEHHEVQLPILVNLDGFILTHAIERMTPLDTQHVRDFVGEFKPLYPLLDTDHPVTHNLMDGPLFYFPHKYQMVVAMNKALDVAREVFAEFAKISGREYHMVEEYRCDDADYIAIVLGSSFGTMKQAVDNLRDEGMKVGVAMPRVYRPWPADEIAALCKGKKAVIVMDRHLSIGAYGPMFPEVCASIAVNGKMPEMYNFIYGLGGADTMVSDFMSVYKTVEAGKANTINYLGVKE
- a CDS encoding 2-oxoacid:acceptor oxidoreductase, delta subunit, pyruvate/2-ketoisovalerate family is translated as MVNLADYKEMIIGSRVIEPGNSEKFRTGDWRSQVPVIDKSICISCLSCWIDCPDNCIVVDEDGLVDVKTTHCKGCGICSQVCPKDAITMKEDIA
- a CDS encoding 2-oxoacid:acceptor oxidoreductase, gamma subunit, pyruvate/2-ketoisovalerate family — protein: MDTEICWHGRGGQGVVTANEILAESAIYSGKYVKAFPEFGPERMGAPIRAFARISDTPVRVHTQVYEPDIVIVIDPTLIGKVDVAKGLKKGGFILANYEGTSAELQKAIGTTAECHAVKASKIALEEIGKPLVNTSMLGALIKIRPIISYSEMEDHITDKFTGKLSDKLIVKNLTALKRAYDEVE